A part of Gossypium hirsutum isolate 1008001.06 chromosome A07, Gossypium_hirsutum_v2.1, whole genome shotgun sequence genomic DNA contains:
- the LOC121232305 gene encoding uncharacterized protein: protein MEKKRATEEETGDESPATKRRREATEMVEFKDYDDVLPWLSMEGTCKTDAMSELFKLVDDSAELAPSSTCSPTSYCTKVKFSDNPYSSALIFQSSSSYVTINGNEESCGSSFSDSESSVMASVDMRGIVSTNVKVDNGLEEIRGWLEAEEGSAWAKSEGESRETWMVDWEWDEEQLARFLGEECLF from the coding sequence ATGGAGAAAAAGAGAGCGACTGAGGAAGAAACCGGCGATGAGTCTCCGGCGACTAAGCGGCGGAGAGAGGCAACGGAAATGGTTGAGTTCAAAGACTACGACGACGTTTTGCCGTGGTTATCGATGGAAGGTACTTGCAAGACTGATGCGATGAGTGAGTTATTCAAGCTCGTCGATGACTCTGCGGAACTTGCTCCATCTTCGACTTGTTCTCCGACGTCGTACTGTACGAAAGTCAAGTTCAGCGACAATCCGTACTCGTCGGCGTTGATTTTCCAGTCTTCATCCTCGTACGTCACCATAAACGGTAACGAAGAGAGTTGCGGTTCGTCTTTTTCGGACTCGGAGTCGAGCGTGATGGCGAGTGTGGACATGAGGGGGATCGTGAGCACTAATGTGAAGGTTGATAACGGTTTGGAAGAGATCAGAGGGTGGTTGGAAGCGGAAGAAGGAAGCGCGTGGGCTAAAAGCGAGGGAGAGTCGCGTGAGACATGGATGGTGGATTGGGAATGGGACGAAGAGCAGCTCGCCAGGTTTTTGGGTGAGGAAtgccttttttga